A genomic window from Gossypium hirsutum isolate 1008001.06 chromosome D12, Gossypium_hirsutum_v2.1, whole genome shotgun sequence includes:
- the LOC107945337 gene encoding transcription factor RAX3 codes for MGRAPCCDKANVKKGPWSPEEDAKLKAYIEANGTGGNWIALPQKIGLKRCGKSCRLRWLNYLRPNIRHGGFSEEEDNIICSLYISIGSRWSIIAAQLPGRTDNDIKNYWNTKLKKKLLGKQRKVQQARSASCLSFKQEMKRESENYRVPGMVNQASDWPLLSPPVMPLTSTNQDLYLRDQDSIRNILVKLGGRFSDDHPQSSTISTTTNPMNFRYPFDVYFSQDHQLYEDSMNILSSASSISPLNSTCSQTNSTTHFSVNQVGGPNDMIQGLDAFQAELSELIYNNNGFEGLYGTDNMVDGSSTGTSSVESSSWEDINSLAYPQIVSGFEPCQHQSIPQVSTFDESSYFGPQ; via the exons ATGGGGAGAGCTCCTTGCTGTGACAAAGCTAACGTTAAGAAAGGCCCATGGTCGCCGGAGGAAGATGCCAAGCTTAAGGCTTATATAGAGGCAAACGGCACCGGTGGCAACTGGATTGCCTTGCCTCAAAAGATAG GTCTAAAGAGATGCGGCAAGAGCTGTCGTCTTAGATGGTTAAATTATCTTCGACCCAACATTAGGCATGGTGGGTTTTCAGAGGAAGAGGATAACATCATTTGCAGCCTTTACATCAGCATTGGAAGCAG ATGGTCTATAATTGCAGCACAACTGCCCGGGAGAACTGACAATGATATTAAGAACTATTGGAACACAAAGCTTAAAAAGAAGCTCCTGGGCAAACAGAGAAAAGTGCAGCAAGCTCGGAGCGCTAGCTGCCTTAGCTTTAAGCAAGAaatgaagagagaaagtgagaaTTATAGGGTTCCTGGAATGGTGAACCAGGCCTCAGATTGGCCACTGCTGTCACCACCAGTCATGCCCCTAACAAGCACAAACCAAGATCTTTATCTTAGAGACCAAGATTCCATCAGGAATATACTTGTCAAACTAGGAGGAAGATTCTCGGATGATCATCCACAATCAAGCACCATATCCACCACCACCAATCCAATGAATTTTCGATACccttttgatgtttatttttctcaagatcatcagctataCGAGGATTCCATGAACATACTTTCATCTGCATCTTCCATTAGTCCCTTAAACAGTACTTGTTCTCAAACAAACAGTACTACCCATTTCAGTGTAAACCAGGTTGGTGGTCCTAATGATATGATTCAAGGTCTTGATGCTTTCCAAGCTGAGCTAAGTGAGCTGATCTACAACAACAATGGATTTGAGGGTTTGTATGGAACAGACAACATGGTCGATGGCAGCAGTACTGGGACTAGTTCGGTCGAAAGTAGCAGCTGGGAAGACATAAATTCACTAGCCTATCCTCAAATTGTCTCTGGGTTTGAACCTTGCCAACACCAAAGCATCCCACAAGTTTCTACCTTCGACGAATCAAGCTACTTCGGGCCACAATAA
- the LOC107941136 gene encoding uncharacterized protein: MAAMVDGDHGISGPSKEKMSHTSNNSSNSKVEAIVAAQAQRGEEDAITTFNIAEAWNSSDFLCRNYILNSLSDELYEVYNIKKTTKELWESLNHKYKTEDAGAKKFLVAKFLNFVMVDSKAIVNQNYLKHKRNHMMMEGLIVRLRIEEDNRGAAKRLNKATNPNFAKANIEEVKKESKKRKHSQTRSKLGPKGGVFKKPKFQGKCFHCNKMGHKSFDCRLSKRVRTNEANAMENISKEISYLDLCAVIFEVNLVDSNPRKWWLDTGATHHICYDNDSFVELVPCEKGEKLYMGNAATSKVKGKSTVILQ, encoded by the exons ATGGCTGCTATGGTTGATGGTGATCATGGCATTAGTGGACCCAGTAAAG AAAAAATGTCTCATACGTCAAACAACTCGTCCAATTCAAAGGTTGAGGCAATTGTCGCTGCTCAGGCTCAG AGAGGAGAGGAAGATGCTATTACCACCTTTAATATTGCCGAAGCATGGAACAGCTCTGATTTCCTATGTCGTAACTACATTTTGAACAGTTTATCTGATGAACTTTATGAAGTATACAATATCAAGAAAACAACTAAGGAATTATGGGAATCGTTGAACCATAAATACAAAACTGAAGATGCTGGTGCTAAGAAATTCTTAGTTGCCAAGTTCTTAAACTTTGTAATGGTTGATTCTAAAGCTATTGTAAATCAG AACTATCTTAAGCATAAGAGAAATCACATGATGATGGAAGGTTTGATTGTTAGACTTCGAATTGAAGAAGACAATCGAGGTGCGGCTAAAAGGCTAAACAAAGCAACCAATCCTAACTTTGCCAAGGCAAACatagaggaagtcaagaaggaaTCCAAGAAAAGAAAACATTCTCAAACTAGGTCTAAACTAGGACCAAAAGGCGGTGTTTTCAAGAAGCCAAAATTCCAAGGAAAATGCTTTCATTGCAATAAGATGGGACACAAGTCATTCGATTGTAGGCTTTCAAAGAGGGTCAGAACAAACGAGGCAAATGCTATGGAAAATATTTCTAAGGAAATATCTTATCTTGACCTCTGCGCTGTGATTTTTGAAGTCAACCTGGTTGATTCAAATCCAAGAAAATGGTGGCTTGATACTGGTGCCACACACCATATTTGCTACGACAATGACTCCTTTGTTGAGTTGGTTCCTTGTGAAAAAGGGGAGAAACTTTATATGGGCAACGCTGCAACTTCCAAGGTTAAGGGGAAAAGTACTGTGATTTTACAATGA
- the LOC107941144 gene encoding uncharacterized protein — MIRWIPPGYGWHKVNTDGAINKASGNASTGGLIRDQHGMWIVGFLRNIGYYSVLDEELWGALESKSTLKQDRRNELEWGGNWVRLQTDGAMKIDSSYATTGGVLKDENGEWLLGFNRCLGTLTRQGNWASSGAESRRWDVHGGQQNGGGRASRVRRH, encoded by the exons ATGATAAGATGGATTCCACCTGGATATGGGTGGCACAAGGTAAATACTGATGGTGCCATCAATAAGGCATCTGGGAATGCTTCAACAGGTGGATTAATTCGTGACCAACATGGGATGTGGATTGTTGGTTTCTTAAGGAATATTGGCTACTACTCAGTTCTTGATGAAGAACTTTGGGGTGCATTGGAAA GTAAATCCACCCTAAAGCAAGATAGGAGAAATGAGTTGGAATGGGGTGGTAACTGGGTAAGACTTCAGACTGATGGTGCGATGAAGATAGACTCTAGTTACGCTACTACAGGAGGTGTTCTGAAAGATGAAAACGGGGAGTGGCTTCTTGGTTTCAATAGATGTTTGG GTACCTTGACGAGACAAGGCAACTGGGCGAGCAGTGGAGCAGAGAGTAGGCGATGGGACGTGCACGGCGGCCAGCAGAACGGCGGTGGTAGGGCAAGTAGGGTGCGGCggcactag